The genomic interval CCGAAATTCTTTCTTTGTAAAAAATTATAAATCAATTATTTAATAAGCCGGCTTTGCTATGAGCCGGCTTATTTTTTTATGAACAATAAATGTATTATAAAAAAAGCGCCAGATTCAAAACCTGGCGCTTTTAAACAGAAATGTTATTTTATTTTTTTAAATATTCATTGACATACTTGGCTGTTTCTCTTCCTGAAGCCAAAGCCCTTACAACAAGGCTTGCTCCTGAAGCAGCATCACCTGCAGCAAATACTTTCTCTACTGAAGTCTGGTGTTTATCGGAAACCGAAATATTCCCACGCCGGTCATAAGCAAGCCCCAGTTCATCAGCTAAGCCTAAATGAACAGGATGTAAAAATCCCATTGCCAACAAAGCCAATTCAGCTTTTATTACCTTGTTTGAACCAGGAACTTCGATCATGCCCATCCTGCCGGTTTGAGGGTCTTTAGTCCATTCCACTTCAACGACTTCAACGCCTGAAAGCTTACCATTTTCGGCAATGAACCGCTTGGTATTCAGGCTCCACTTACGGGTACAACCTTCTTCATGTGAAGAAGAAGTCTTTAGAATAAAAGGATAATATGGCCAGGGATTGTCAACAGTCCTCGACAGAGGAGGTTTCGGCATAATTTCAATCTGTGTAAGAGATTTTGCGCCCTGGCGGGTAGAAGTACCTATACAATCAGAACCGGTATCACCGCCACCAATGACCAATACGTTTTTATTCTTTGCAGAAATCAGACTTTCTTCAGGAATATGAACTCCCCGTAAAATTGCATTCTGCTGGCAAAGAAAATCAAGAGCAAAATGTACCCCTTCAATTTCCCTGCCTTCCACCTGAAGGTCGCGGGGTTCCATTGCTCCAATCGCCAGACAGACGGCATCATAAGAATCAAGTAATTCCTGTGCTGTAATATCCCTGCCAACGTATACATTGGTTTTAATTTCAAGCCCTTCAGCCTTTAATATATCAAGCCTTCGGTCGATAATATATTTGTTCAGTTTAAAATCAGGAATACCGTAACGAAGTAATCCCCCAACAGCATCCGACTTTTCAAACAAAGTCACCGTATGGCCTGCTTTATTAAGCTGATCGGCACAGGCCAGGCCTGAAGGCCCGGAACCAATGACAGCCACCTTTTTACCAGTTCTAAACTTGGGAGGATTAGGTTTGATAAAACCTTCAGCAAAAGCCCGCTCAATTACAGCAGCTTCATTTTCACGAATAGTAACCGACTCGTTGCTTAATGAAAGCACACAGGATTTTTCACATAAAGCAGGACAAATCCTGCCGGTAAATTCAGGAAAATTATTAGTACGCTGCAATACTTCTGCTGCAGCTTTCCAATTCCCTTTGTACACCAAATCCTGCCATTCGGGCATGACATTGCCCAACGGGCAAGCCCAATGGCAAAAAGGCACCCCGCATTCCATACAACGAGAGGCTTGTAATACACGGTCTTCAGTATCTAATGTTTGCTCAACCTCGGTGAAATCAAGTTTACGTTCATCGACCGGACGATTTCCTGCTTCTTTCCGGTGAATGGTCAAAAAACCTTTTGGATTTCCCATATAATTAATGACTATTTATATTCAATTAAAAATTAAAAACTTATGAACCCTGAAATAAAGTTAAAAATCAACCCTGCTTTATTCGTGGTTTACAATAGCTTCTTCGGAAGCCTCAAGTTGTTTCTGGATGGAAGCCAGTTTTTCTTCCTGCATCACCTTCTTATATTCATAAGGCATTACCTTAATGAACTGTGAAAGATAACTGTTCCAGTTTTCAAGAATACGCCATGCTTTATCACTCTTGGTATGATAAAAATGCTGAGTGATAAGGTCCTTCAGCTCTTTGATATCAGAGGGTTCTTCAACCAATGAAAGTTCAACCAATCCCATATTGCAGAAATAATCGAAATTTCCGGCTTCATTCAATACATAAGCAATTCCACCGCTCATACCGGCAGCAAAATTACGGCCTGTACGACCCAGAACAACCACACGGCCTCCGGTCATATATTCGCAACAGTGATCGCCGGCACCTTCAACAACAGCTTTCACACCGCTATTGCGGACACAAAAACGTTCACCGGCTACACCGGAAATATAAACCTCGCCGGAGGTTGCACCATAAAGAACTGTATTACCAATAATTATATTCTCATCAGGCTTGAAAGTAGATCCGACAGGAGGAACGACAATAATTTTACCCCCGGATAAACCTTTACCCAAATAGTCATTTGCATCGCCTTCCAACCTGAATGTTTCTCCTTTTACCAGGAAAGCACCAAAACTCTGTCCGGCTGAACCGATAAATTTGAAATTAATGGTGTCGTCAGGCAATCCATCAGCGCCATAACGTTTGGTGATTTCACCCGAAAGCATGGCTCCCACAGAACGGTCGGTATTTTTAATTTTATGAATTAACTGAACATTCTCTTTGCCTTCCAAGGCTGGCCTTGCAATTTCAATTAACTCCCTGTCGAGTACAGCATCAATCTTGTGATTTTGAGGAGTCGTAAAGCGGGTGTCATTAGTTTTTGACTCTTTGGGAACATATAAAACTTTTGACAGATCAAGTTTACGGGCTTTCCAATGTAAATCAAGATCAGGTTTCACGGATAATAAATCTGCCCGGCCGATCACATCATCAAGTTTAGTGTATCCCAGTTCTGCCAAATGTTCTCTGACTTCCTCAGCCAGGAATGTAAAGAAATTAACCAGATAATCGGCTTTACCTCTGAAGCGCTTGCGCAGTTCTTCATTTTGTGTAGCCACACCAACAGGACATGTATTCATGTGGCACTTACGCATCATCACACAACCCATAACGATGAGCGCAG from Bacteroidota bacterium carries:
- a CDS encoding glutamate synthase subunit beta; translation: MGNPKGFLTIHRKEAGNRPVDERKLDFTEVEQTLDTEDRVLQASRCMECGVPFCHWACPLGNVMPEWQDLVYKGNWKAAAEVLQRTNNFPEFTGRICPALCEKSCVLSLSNESVTIRENEAAVIERAFAEGFIKPNPPKFRTGKKVAVIGSGPSGLACADQLNKAGHTVTLFEKSDAVGGLLRYGIPDFKLNKYIIDRRLDILKAEGLEIKTNVYVGRDITAQELLDSYDAVCLAIGAMEPRDLQVEGREIEGVHFALDFLCQQNAILRGVHIPEESLISAKNKNVLVIGGGDTGSDCIGTSTRQGAKSLTQIEIMPKPPLSRTVDNPWPYYPFILKTSSSHEEGCTRKWSLNTKRFIAENGKLSGVEVVEVEWTKDPQTGRMGMIEVPGSNKVIKAELALLAMGFLHPVHLGLADELGLAYDRRGNISVSDKHQTSVEKVFAAGDAASGASLVVRALASGRETAKYVNEYLKK